In Paenibacillus xylanilyticus, the genomic window AAACAGGAGCAGCTGTCCTATATGCATATGCCCAGCGGAGCTGGCCATGATTCACAGATTTTTCAGCCAGCCTGCCCGACAGCGATGATTTTTGTACCAAGTCAGGGCGGGATCAGTCACAGTCCCCTTGAATTCACAGCTGAGGAGGACCTGATGCGAGGATTTCAGGTTCTCGTTCAGCTACTTTATAAATACGGTTACGGGAGTTGATTGACCATGTCCAGCTATAGAGAATTATCTCCGTCCTTGCGAACCATCATGACACCGGGACCAGTTGAAGTCGACCCCCGAGTTCTAAGGGCTTTGTCCTTCCCGATCCTTGGGCAGTTTGATCCGGAGTTTACGTCCCTGATGAATGAAACGATGGTCATGCTGCGTGAATTATACATGACGAACAATGAGTGGTGTTATCCGGTAGATGGCACCTCACGTTCCGGCATTGAAGCCGTGTTGGTTAGTTTGATCCAGCCGGGGGATAAGGTATTGGTCCCTATATACGGACGGTTTGGACATTTGCTTGTAGAAATATCAGAGCGCTGCGGTGCGGAAGTTGTATTTATTGAAACGACTTGGGGATCGGTCTTTGATCCGGAAGAAGTGATCAAGGCCATTCACGCTCATAAGCCGGATATTGTGGCCATGGTTCATGGAGAGACTTCCACCGGCCAGATGCAGCCCCTCGCCGAGATCGGCAAAGTATGCCGTGAATTGGATCTTCTTCTCGTTGTTGATGCGGTTGCCACCATAGGTGGTACGCCCGTTAAGACGGATGCCTGGTATCTGGATGCGGTAATGGGCGGAACGCAGAAGTGTTTATCCGTTCCTTCCGGCATGGCCCCATTGACATATAACAGCCGTGTGGAGAAAAAATTGATGAGTCGGAAAACAGTCGAACGCGGACTCCGTGACGCGACAAGCGCGAGAGCAGAGGGACGAACCATTGCAAGCAACTATTTTGACTTGAGTCAGCTGCAGGATTATTGGAGTTCTGCCCGGCTGAATCATCATACAGAAGCTACATCGATGCTCTACGGTTTACATGAAGGTTTGCGAATTCTGCTTCAGGAAGGACTGGAAGCCCGTTTCGAGCGGCATCGGATTAACGAAAGTGCGCTCGTCGCCGGAATTCAGGGTATGGGGCTTCAAATTTATGGAGACATGTCCAGCAAACTTCCGGTAGTTACGTGTATCCATATTCCGGAAGGGATCGATGGTGAATCGGTACGAAGCATGCTTCTACATGATTTCGGCATCGAAATTGCGAGTTCATTTGGTCCTCTTAAAGGGAAAATCTGGCGAATTGGAACGATGGGCTTCAGCTGTCAGCGCAAAAACGTACTGCATGTGCTTGGTGCACTGGAGGCGGTTCTTCTCCGTCATCGCCATGGTTTACCTGCGGGTGAGGCAGTGCAGGCAGCACTCGACGTGTACGCTGGAAAGGAGGAAGCCTTATGTTAAATCAGATGCCCGTGTCCAGAGAGGTGATGGTCACCTCGCCACATTATTTGGCAAGCGCGGTTGGGAGCTCGATTCTCCAGAAGGGTGGTAACGCTTATGATGCTGCTGTTGCGGTGAGCGCAGCCCTTGGCGTAGTTTATCCGCACATGACTGGACTTGGAGGAGATGCCTTTTTCCTCATTCACGATGGAGCAAGCGGAGAGATTACCGCTTATAACGGAAGCGGCCGCTCGGCAGCAGGTATTCATGCCGATACGTTTAAAGCCATGGGCATGAATGCCATTCCCCAGCGCGGCGTGCTCAGCGCGATAACGGTTCCGGGAATGGTGGATGCATGGTGGGAAGTCTGGTCCCGCTACGGGCGATTACCATGGGAGCAGCTGCTTGAACCAGCCGTGCAGTACGCGGAGAAGGGGTGTCCGGTATCGCGCAATCTGCGCCTGTGGCTGGAACGGGATGAAGATTTCATTATGGGGCATTCGCCGCTGCGAGCGGTATTTGCCCCTTACGGCACATTGCTTCAGGAAGGTGAACTGCTCGTCCAGACCGAACTGGCTGCTTCCATTCGCCTGATTCAGGCGGGAGGACGGGATTCTTTTTATACAGGAGAGCTTGCAGATCGTCTGACTTCAGCGATTCGAGAAGATGGCGGCATGCTGGCACCTCAGGACTTTGCAGCACACAAGGGGGAATGGGTAAAGCCTGTCAGCACGGAATACCGGGGTTATCAGGTTCACCAAATGCCGCCCAACTCGCAGGGCTTCTCCATATTGATGATGTTAAATATGCTCGAACACATAGATCTCTCTTCCGTAGGTCGTACTTCGCCGGAGTTCTACCATCTAATGGCGGAGGTGGTGAAAAAGGCGTTTCGTGATCGTGACCGGTACCTTACCGATCCTGACTTTCGCGAGATCCCCTTGAATCAATTGTTATCGAAGACTTACGGGGATGAGTTATGGAATGAGATCCAGTCTGCACCACCAGTAGCACAGCCGTTCTTGTCCAAAACGATCGGGCAGGATACAGCCTACGCTGCGGTAGTCGATCAGGAAGGCAACGCCGTCTCGTTTATTCAAAGTCTGTACTTTGATTTTGGCGCAGCCTACGTTCCAGGAGATACTGGCGTAATTATGCAAAACAGAGGGTCCTTTTTCTCACTCGATTCAGCAGATGCGAATGTGCTTGAACCCAACAAACGCTCTTTTCATACGCTCATGCCTGGTCTAGTCACCCGTAATGGGAAGCCTTATATGCTTCTGGGTACACAAGGCGGAGAAGGGCAGCCTCAGACGCAGTTATCTGTACTTACGGGTGTTCTCGACTATGGTCTGACCATTCAAGAAGCAATCGGTCTGCCACGCTGGGTCTACGGACGGACTTGGGGTGAAGAAGGCGACACGATGCGGGTGGAGAATCGCTATCATGATGACGTATGCGAGACGCTGGCTCGCTGGGGACATAATGTGGAGATCAGAGCGCCATGGGATGACGTTATGGGTCAGTCGCAAGGGATTGTGATCCGTGAGGATGGCATGATTAGCGGAGCTGCCGATCCCAGAGGAGATGGCATGGCCATCGGATGGTAACCAGGCTTAGTTGCTGCTTGGATTGGTTTTAGTTTCTCATGAAAACAGCGTAAAAAAAGACATAGATACGATAGGGGAGATTATCATGGGAACGATCCTGCTGAAGGGTGCACAGCTTGTCACGATGAATGCGGAAGAAGATATATTTACAGGGGATCTGCTGATCGAGGATAACAAAATCAAAGAGATTGCAGAGCATATCGACGTTCAGGCTGATCAGGTTATTGATGCCCGTGGCAAAGTTCTGCTGCCAGGCTTTATTCAGACACATATTCATTTGTGCCAGACACTCTTCCGCGGGCGTGCGGACGACCTGGAGCTCATGGATTGGCTTCGTCAGCGAATCTGGCCACTGGAGGCAGCGCATGATGAGGAATCCGTCTATTATTCGGCGATGCTTGGACTGGGCGAACTGATATCGAGTGGAACCACGACCATTTTGGATATGGAGACCGTGCATCACACGGATTCGGCTTTTCAGGCGATGGCACAGAGCGGCATTCGGGTGATATCTGGCAAGGTCATGATGGACCATGGCGACGAAGTGCCTGAACCGCTGCGTGAAAATACGGCAACCTCGCTGCAGCAAAGTGTTGATTTGCTGGAGAAATGGAATGGTTTCGGGGGCGGACGCATTCAGTATGCGTTTTGTCCGCGATTCGTTGTTTCCTGTACAGAGGAGCTGCTCGTTGAAGTACGTGATCTATCCAACAAATATCATGTGAAGGTGCATACGCATGCATCGGAGAATCGTGGCGAGATTGAACTGGTCGAACATGAACGCGGGATGCGTAACATTGTCTATCTGGATCATATCGGTCTGGCAACCCCACGTCTCGTCCTTGCACATTGTGTCTGGCTTAGTGAAGAGGAGAAGGAAATCATCCGCAAGCGAGGGGTAAAAGTGACCCACTGCCCCGGCTCGAATATGAAATTGTCATCGGGTATTGCAGAAATTCCTGACCTGCTTAACCGCCAGATCGCGGTGGGAATCGGTGCGGACGGCGCACCATGCAACAATAACCTGGATATGTTTCAGGAAATGCGTCTGACAGCATTAATTCAAAAGGTTCCTCATGGGCCTACGATCATGGATGCACGTACGGTTCTGCGCATGGCAACGATGGGTGGTGCCGAAGTGCTTGGTCTCTCGAAGGAAATTGGAAGTCTGGAAGTGGGCAAAAAGGCAGACATGGTGTTGTTGGATCTGGATGATTTCCATACGTATCCTTCATATGAGACCGATATTTATTCCCGTGTGGTGTACTCCGCGACTCGGAGCTGTGTGGACACGGTTATTATTGATGGAAGCATTGTGCTCAAAAACCGCAAGATCCAGACCATTGATCGTGGCATCGTGCTCCGCGAATCGGATAAGAGCATTGCGCGTTTGATGAAGAGAATCTGAGTTAGGTTATTTTCAGAAGGAAACGTTGTAATACAGCTGCTCGCTGAAGACAATTCGGAAAGGTGGAGACGAATGTGGAAATGCATGATCTGTGTGCAATTGCAGCAGGTGAAGTACGCTGTGTACTTGCAACGGCGGTCAAGGTGGAAGGTCATGCTTACCGTAAGCAGGGAGTCTCTATGCTCTTGACCGAAGATGGCAGAATGTATGGCAGCATCAGCCCGGGATGTCTCGAAAGTGATCTGCAAGCGCGTGTAAAACAAGTGCTGGACACGGGACACATGACATTTGCCGAATACGACATGCGCCCTGAAGATGATCTCTCTTGGGGAGAAACGATTGGCTGCGGAGGCTTGGTTGTCGTCCTGCTGGAACCTGTCTGCGGCGAACTGAGAAGTGTATTAACTGAGATGCACGATTGTTTCAAGTCTGGTTCAGCAGCCGAGTTTACTCGGTACTTTCAACATGACTATTCCCTTATTCAATATGAATGGCGTCGAGTTGATTCAATCGATAGGAAACCTGTTCCTTCCAAAGACGTACCGCGCATGTCTTCCGATTCATACAGGACAGAATTCGATAAGGACGTAATATCAACTGAAGCAGAGTACTGGAATCTGCCTTTACGAATAACGACCCTATATACTCCTAAACCGCGACTTATCATAATCGGGGCGGGAAATGATGCCATACCTGTTGCCAGGCTTGCGAGGGTATCTGGATTTCATGTCATCATTGCTGATTGGAGAGAGGGTCTGTGTACGTCCGAACGGTTTCCGGGTGCAGATCTTGTTCTTGGTTTTCCCACTGAAATCGTGCCTGTGCTGAATATACGACGTGGGGATTATCTCTTGCTGATGAGTCATCAATTTCCGCGTGAACGTGAACTCTTGGAGCTGCTATCGGGAAGTGAATATGCCTATCTCGGTATTATGGGTTCCAGAACACGGACAGCACGACTATTGAATGATTTACCACCACTAACGAATCTCCATTCTCCCGTAGGTCTCAGCATCGGGGCAGAGGGTCCAGAAGAAATCGCCATTAGCATTGCTGCCGAACTGATTGCGTGCAAGCGCGCTTCTGAGACTGAAGACTACTCTGCTCAAAGGGGGAGTACACATGCGATTGACGGGCATTATGCTCGCCGCAGGTAAGAGTACCCGTCTTGGCCGAGATAAATTAGCAGTAGCTATGCCGGATGGGAGAGCTTTGGCGGCCTGGTCGCTTCAAGCGGCTCTCGATTCTGAACTGGAACAGGTCATCTGTGTGGTGAAACCGGAGGATTCCTTGGAATGGCTCCCCGAGAATGTACTCCACGCAACAGTGAATTCATCTAACTATAGGAACGAGACTAAGCTCCAAATTGCTGCCAGTACAGAATATTCTTCTGGAATGGCCGCATCGCTTCAATGTGGACTCAAGGAAGCCAAGGAATACGGGGCAGAAGGTGTAATGATTCTTTTGGCGGACCAGCCTTTAATAAGGGCGCAGGATATTAATCAGGTTTCGGCTGCACTTGCATTGAACACACAGTCTGATTATGCAGCTGCTGTGGACGGCGAGGGGCTAAAGCCTCCTATTGCCTTTCGCTCTCATATGTTTAATCACCTCCTTGCTCTTGTCGGAGATGAGGGTGCGAGGAAGATTATGCGTAATGACAACTTCTCTGGAACTCAGGTAAACTTGCCTGACTTTTGTTTCTGGGACGCTGATACGGAGGCTGAACTGAAACGCATCATGGATTATGTAAATGAATCAGCTCAAATGAAGTAAATTCAACCCAATAACATGCCCCCTCAATTGAATAGAACGAAGTCGTAGATTATCTACTTATCTCTGCTCTCTTAACATAAACAGGTCATCCAGTTCGTTTGGTTGGCCTTTTTGTGTCGTGTATATGATTTCACGTGAGAAATAGTGTTAGGTATCGTAACTCCTATCATGCATGAAGCACAAAACGTGGTTCGTATTTATATATTTATCCAAATCGATGTGAAGCTAATTGACGCTAACCCTATAGTCTCATATGATTTGAAGAATTATCTGGATCCTGTAGGATGAATTATCTTCAACAGTCAGCGCTTATACGGACCTGATCCAGCGTCCTACATCGTGCTTATAAGAGAGAGGGGATGGAACGATGGTAATACCAGCATATGGGTCAGGAGCGATGCCATCGGTATGGCAGCCGGAAGATATGGAAGAACTCCGAATGTTGAGGAACAGGCTGAACGGAAGCTTCTGCTACGCTGCTGGCGCAACATTGCTGCGTACCCAGTGGGAAGGCGGTCTTGTACCTTCACCGGAGCATATGATCAGTTTGGCCCGTATCCCAGGAACAAGTGACGTATATTTGGATGGAGATCGAATGGTGATCGGGGCCCTGACCCGATTGAATAGATGTATTACGGAAGGGTTATTTCATCATCTGCCCTTATTGCAAGAGGCTGTGAAAACGATAGCTGCGCCGTCCATTCGCAATGTAGCGACCATTGGCGGCAACATTGTATCTGGAGTTGGCGATACGTTACCCGCATTGCTCGCATACAACGCAGAACTGCAGTGGATGACGGACGCAGGGTTGGAAATCCGTACACTAGACTCCTGGTTAAAAGGGGGGCGTGACGGCAGTCGCAATCCAAGTGACGTGTTAATCTCGATCCAGATCCCGCTGGATAAGTTGCCTGTCTCTGATCTGAAGAACCAAGAGCCTGATGCGAGAGAAATTGCATTTTACCGCAAGCTGGGCAGGCGAGAGACATTTAGCGCATCTCTGGTAACCATTGCTTTTCAAGGAGAGATTGGTACAGATGGTCGTTGGAAAAAGGTTGCGATCGCTGCTGGCGGAGGGTCAGGTGTGGCCATGCGGTTACCTGCGTCGGAACAGCTGCTGCTTCGCGAAAAAGCTTCCCTTATGCAAGCAGAGCCGCTAGGAAGGAGTGCGTCTGCGGAATTTGTGACCTATGGCGATGTCTTTGCAACAGAACAATACCGCAAGCAGACTGCTGGCAATTTGCTGGGGGCTGGACTGTGGGAAGCACTATACCGTTGATTCAAATCTTGATCAAGAAAAGGGGAGAGAGACCATGCTGCTGAATCGGAAACATAGCGGAAAACGGTGGCACTTGAGACCGGACGGAATTCCAAAGGTAACAGGACAACTCCAGTATCTGACGGATATGACGCTGCCCGGAATGCTTTATGGGAGAGTTCTGCGCAGCACCTATCCTTATGCTCGCATTCTGTCTATAGATACTACAGAAGCAGAGGCTATGGAGGGAGTGTATGCTGTCCTTACCTCCAAAGACGTACCTGGCCTGAATCGTTTCGGGATTGCAACGCCTGACCAGCCTGTATTTTGTGAAGATGTTGTACGTTATGTCGGTGATGCCCTTGCGGCAGTAGCTGCGGATTCCCCGGAACGGGCAGCACTGGCACTCGGTGCAATCCAAGTGGAGTATGAGGAGCTTACTCCGCTGGACAGCACGGATGCAGCACTCGCTCCTGACGCACCGGAGCTGCATCCACATGGACCGGGCAATGTGCTGCATCGCACCGAAATTAAACGCGGGAATGTGGAGCAGGCTTTTGCGGCCTGTGAACATATTGTCACGGAAACGTATTACACACCTCGTCAAATGCACGCTTATATGGAGACAGAAGGCGGCCTGTTTGTCCCGGATGAAGAAGGAAGGCTTAATGTCTACGCAGCCACGCAGCACGGGTACAAGGACCGGATGCAGCTGGCTCGGATTATCGGTTGTCCTGAGGAAGATATCCGCGTCGTGTCGTCTCCCATTGGCGGTTCTTTCGGGGGGAAAGACGAATTAAACGTGCAGCCATATGGCGCACTTCTAGCATTGACCAGCGGACGTCCCGTGAAAATGCACAATTCCCGCAAAGAATCCGTTCGTGCAGGTCTGAAGCGGCATCCGATGAAAATTGAAATGCAGACGGGAATCAGTCGCGAAGGCATCATTCAAGCTCACCGGGTTCGCATTACGGCAGATACAGGAGCGTACGCCACACTTGGAGCACCTGTGCTGAACTTCTGCACGGAGCATTGTCTAGGCCCTTACTCCATCCCCAATGTGGATGTGGAAGGCTTGTCTGTTTACACCAACAATGGGCTATCAGGTGAATTCCGCGGATTTGGTGGGAATCAGGCTATCTTTGCAGTGGAAGGCCAAATGGATCGACTCGCTGAGATCATGAATATGGACCCTTGGGAGTTTCGCAGACGGAACATGAGGGAAAAGGGTGACCCTGGTCCGTTAAATCAGAGAATTCTGACTACAGATGGACTGTCACAGGTATGGGAAGCCATGGATCGTTCTGAATTATGGCAAAAGCATCAGCATCCCCAGGCAGATCCTTCTCAGCCCCCATGGATCAAGCGCGGCGTAGGAGCTGCAATTGCCATGCATGGTGCCGGATTGGGTTACGGGATCCCGGATCCGGCAGGAGGCCGCCTATCCCTTAATTCCGAAGGGAAAATAGAAGTGGCTTTCAGTTACGAAGAATTTGGCCAGGGGTTGATCGCTACATTGGAGATCATGCTCTGTGATCTGTTCCAATGCAGTACTTCGGATCTGAATATCATCATTGGCGATACGGATCGGGTTCCTCACAGTGGCTCGAGCACCGCTTCACGTTCGACAACGATGGCCTGGATGGCTCTGCAGCGATTGCAGACCCCGTTCCGTTCCAGAGTCCTATCAGCCGCTTCGGCCTTGTCGGGCATTCCGGCTGATGAACTGGTGACAGGACCTGGTGGTGTATGGCGTAAAGGCCAACTGCCTAGTACTGATGTAGAGACGGAATCATTGGAACAGCTGTCACCAGCGCAAGCGGCGGGAGCATCGCATATTCAAGGTAAAGGGACGTCTTCTCCATCTACTGACACGGACATGACTTCCGGCTTTGTTACGGCCTACTCAGATTTGGCGGGTCAGGGCACAGCGGAAGAATGGGTATTTGATACTCATTTCGATTATCCAACCACGCCAGACCATGTCGTGGGCGGACACTATCTATATACGTATGCCGCGGTTGCCGCAGAGGTAGAAGTGAACACGTTAACCGGAGAATCCAAATTGCTCGATACACGTCATGTGGTAGCTGCGGGCCCCGTCATTAATCCGATGGGCTTCATTGGACAGATCGAAGGTGGAAGTGTGATGGCACTCGGGTTTACGTTAACGGAGGATGCTGTCATGCAGGATAGTCGATATCTTACGACTAATCTGGATACGTATTTGATTCCAACAATCCGGGATATTCATACCAATCTGGAGGTTGAGGCCATTGAAGACCTCCCCGAAGGAGATCCTTTTGGACCGAGAGGGATTGGCGAGATTGGTTCTGTGGCACTCGCGCCGGCAATCACTGCAGCAATTCATCAGGCAACCGGGGTGTGGGTGAATCGATTGCCGGTTCCGCGCGAACAACTGGTTCAATCACTACATGTACCTTTACAGGAAGGGGTGAGTCCCTCATGAGCAAGCCGCTAGGTAACATCTGGTCAGCAGTAGTGAATGGGGAAGAGAAGCGTCTTGACATTGCTCAAACAACCCGGCTGGTGGATGTGCTTCGATCTCATCTGAATCTGACCGGAACCAAGGTGTCCTGTGAAGTTGGTCGCTGCGGTGCGTGCATGGTGCTTATAGATGGAGAGCCGGTCAACTCCTGCCTGATTATGGCTTATCAATGTGAAGGAAGTGAAATTACGACCATTGAAGGGCTACATGGTGAGCAGGAAGGGAGTCTGCATCCGATACAGCAGGCCTTTGTAGAAGAGGGCGGGTTTCAATGCGGTTATTGTACACCAGGGATGGTCATTGCCACCAAAGCACTGCTTGATCATCATCCCCAGCCTACACAGGAACAGATCGAAACGGGATTATGCGGCAATCTGTGCCGCTGCACCGGATATGGAGGAATTATAAGAGCAGTATGTAAGGCAAGTGAGAGTAGTGAGGAAACGAAGGCAATTTAGCCACGAGGTACAGGTGAGTGATCAACTCATGATATTTTAATAAAAAACGAATAAAACCGGGCGTGAAGGGGGTTCTCGACTCCATCTCGTCCGGTCTTTATTTTATGGCCATTTAATAATTGATCATGTACCATCCATCTCAAGTTCAGTTAATTGACGGTATTTACGGTATGATCTACTATCAGAAAAATTAATATATTTAACATCATTACCACTTATTTATAGGGAGGCAGTAATGCTATCAAACCTGTTTAAATGGAGCTTAATGTTGTTGATGTTGATTTTTGTTTGTTCGGCTTGTCAGACCAACAATAGTCAAGAGGATTCCAGCTCGTCTATTCCTTTGAATGAACTCATTTTATTATCTGAGAAAGGGGAACAACTTTCCTGGAATGACTTTGAAAGGTATGCATATGAAGATGAGGGATCAGGACTGTACATCCGAAAATATAATGTTGAAGGGGGACATCATTTAATAGTTAGTGGTAAGAGTTTGGATAAACAACCGGATCACATTTATGTAGTTCGTAGGGATGGTCAACAAATAGATTTCGTAAAGGGGAATATTGAGGGTTTAGAGAATTATGAAAACATAATAAATATTATGTATACTTATTATTTTCGATAACTACCATAAGCCTCATCTATATTGAGGCATAGAATATATGAACCAGCATCTACCGACATATTTAAAATTCAACTCAAATTTATGAAATAAATATAGCCTACTCCTCATGGATTTTCCACTTCTTTATTTACTGGAGAGGGTAGGATTATAAGCGTTTTCGAAGCTCGTTAAATAAGCAAGACTATTACAAATAAACACCACAAATATGTTGAATTTATGTTGTTTGAAGAAGTTTAAAAGGTGTAAATAAATGTTCCTTTTTATATTCTTCATTCTCGTCTTCTTAACAGCTAAAAGGCAGGCTCTACGAAATCAAAGTTAGAATCTCCTGCAGGTTATCTTTCAAAAAACCAACCAATAACGATGGAAAATGATAAGGATTAGCTCCTTTATAGAGAAGCAGGTTAATTCCAAAAAAATGATTTTCTGCTGATTATAGATCATTTTCATATGGATTTGCGATGGATTTGGGAGTACTTTCCATGTATGCTGTTGAAAACTGGAAAGGAAGTGGGAAAAATGGAACGCGAACTGGCGTTGGAAATTGTCCGAGTAACAGAATTGGCTGCGTTAGCTTCAGCCCCCTGGATGGGACGAGGTGACAAGAACAGTGCAGATGAAGCGGCTACTTTGGCCATGCGCGCCATGTTCGATTCCGTGTCCATTCGCGGCACGGTGGTAATCGGTGAAGGAGAAATGGACGAAGCACCCATGTTGTACATCGGCGAGGAAGTGGGTAACGCTGAAGGACCTGAAGTTGACGTTGCTGTAGATCCTCTTGAAGGTACAGAAATTGTGGCCAAGGGACTGAACAACGCTTTATCGGTTATTGCAGTGGCGGGAAAAGGAAACCTGCTCCATGCACCGGATATGTATATGGAGAAACTGGCTGTAGGTCCAGCACTGGTCGGCAAGGTCAGCATCGAAGACCCGGTTGAGGTTACGCTAGAGAAAGCAGCTGCCGCACTGAACAAAAACATTTCGGATCTGACTGTCATGATCCTGGACCGTACACGGCATGAGAGCACGATTAAAACGCTGCGCAAGGTTGGCGTACGAATCAAGTTCCTCAGTGACGGCGACGTAGCGGGTGCCATGGCGCCTGCATTCCCCGAGGCAGGCATTGACTTATACGTCGGTTCTGGCGGAGCTCCTGAAGGCGTGCTGGCTGCAGCTGCACTCTCTTGCCTGGGAGGCGAAATACAAGGCCGCTTAATGCCGGCCAATGCAGACGAGTTCCAGCGATGCCTGCAGATGGGCATTGATAATCCTTACAAAGTCTTAACGATGCAGGACATGATCGGTACCGAAGATGTTATTTTCGCTGCAACGGGTGTAACGCCAGGAGAGATATTGGGCGGTGTGCGTTATCTTGCAGATGACCGTGCTGAGACAGATTCCATTGTTATGCGTGCCAAAACCAAAACGATCCGTTACATTCGCTCCGTACATTTCCTGCCCAACAAGGAAGTGCTGCACAAGGTACGGAAACTGCAAGCCACGCCGGAACCCTCAGATCGCATCCAAAGCCCGGCTAAAATAGTAGAACAGGCAGAGTTCAGCCAATCTTCAGTTAATCATAGTGTGTTGACGTAGACAAAACTGCGCTTTTCAAGGTCTAAAAGTCGCTGCCAAACCATAGGTTATCTATTAGAATTATCCATCATTCTTAGGACAAGATTTAGACTCATAGATCAATCAAACAGGAAGGGAATCTGCTTATGAAGATCCTCTTCTTGTTTTATGTTAAAAGCATTGACAACGGTTACAACACATGAGAAAATGTACGCGCGTACATAAAAATCATCTTCTACAAATAGTATCGTATTTAAAGGACGTAAGGGGGTGAATTTCATGGCATCCCGCAAAGAGGTCGCTGACTTGGCAGGAGTCTCCGAAGCTACGGTCTCTCGGGTTCTTAACGGGGTTGGTCCGATCAAAGAGGAGACAAGGCGCAAAGTATTGGAAGCTTCCCAGAAGCTGGGGTATGTGCCAAGTGCCCTTGCACGCAGCTTCGCCAGAAGCAAAAGCGGCCACCTCGGGGTTGTTTTGCCTTATGTTCCGAAGGCGCATTTGTTTTCTGCTTATTTCTTCTCCGAAATGCTGAGTGGTATTGGTAATAAGGCCAGAGAGAGCGGAATGGATCTGCTGGTCATGTTCAGATCACCAGGTGAAGTAATGAATTATGCCGACCTGTTCCGACGTCAAAAAGTGGACGCCTGCATTATTCTTGGGGCCAGAGACGACCTTGGGGAACTGGCAGCGATGCAGCAGCTGCAAGAGGAAGGTCACCCTTTTTGCGTAATGAATCAACACTTTGCAGGGGAAGCCTTTCTGGAAGTGGATGCGGATCATGTGGAAGGCAGTCGGCTCGCCATTCGTCACCTTACCGATCAGGGTTACCGAAATATTGCATTTCTCAACGGTCCGGACAGTTATTCCAACAGTCAGGAGCGGCTGCAGGGTGTTCGCGTTGGTTTACAGGAAGCCGGCATGGAGCTGGATCCCAGCCTGCTGCTTGAAGGGAATTACAGCAGAAGAAGCGGTGTGGAGGCTGCAGCCACGATTGCGGCAAGGCTTGACGAGATCGACGCCGTATTTGCTGCCAATGACCGTATGGCTATTGGTGTGATGCACGGTTTGCGTGAGCGCGGGATCAGGGTGGAGGATTTCCCGGCTTTTGTCGGATATGACGACTCCGATGCTGCCGAGATGGCCGTGCCTCCGCTAACCAGCGTCAGGGTACCTTTTTATGAAATGGGTGAACTGGCCGCATCAAAACTCATACATGGTTCTATGGTTGGAAGCGCTTCAACTAAAGATTCGGATTTTTCATCTGAGTGGCCCAGAGAGTT contains:
- a CDS encoding (2Fe-2S)-binding protein, producing the protein MSKPLGNIWSAVVNGEEKRLDIAQTTRLVDVLRSHLNLTGTKVSCEVGRCGACMVLIDGEPVNSCLIMAYQCEGSEITTIEGLHGEQEGSLHPIQQAFVEEGGFQCGYCTPGMVIATKALLDHHPQPTQEQIETGLCGNLCRCTGYGGIIRAVCKASESSEETKAI
- a CDS encoding FAD binding domain-containing protein is translated as MVIPAYGSGAMPSVWQPEDMEELRMLRNRLNGSFCYAAGATLLRTQWEGGLVPSPEHMISLARIPGTSDVYLDGDRMVIGALTRLNRCITEGLFHHLPLLQEAVKTIAAPSIRNVATIGGNIVSGVGDTLPALLAYNAELQWMTDAGLEIRTLDSWLKGGRDGSRNPSDVLISIQIPLDKLPVSDLKNQEPDAREIAFYRKLGRRETFSASLVTIAFQGEIGTDGRWKKVAIAAGGGSGVAMRLPASEQLLLREKASLMQAEPLGRSASAEFVTYGDVFATEQYRKQTAGNLLGAGLWEALYR
- a CDS encoding molybdopterin cofactor-binding domain-containing protein, encoding MLLNRKHSGKRWHLRPDGIPKVTGQLQYLTDMTLPGMLYGRVLRSTYPYARILSIDTTEAEAMEGVYAVLTSKDVPGLNRFGIATPDQPVFCEDVVRYVGDALAAVAADSPERAALALGAIQVEYEELTPLDSTDAALAPDAPELHPHGPGNVLHRTEIKRGNVEQAFAACEHIVTETYYTPRQMHAYMETEGGLFVPDEEGRLNVYAATQHGYKDRMQLARIIGCPEEDIRVVSSPIGGSFGGKDELNVQPYGALLALTSGRPVKMHNSRKESVRAGLKRHPMKIEMQTGISREGIIQAHRVRITADTGAYATLGAPVLNFCTEHCLGPYSIPNVDVEGLSVYTNNGLSGEFRGFGGNQAIFAVEGQMDRLAEIMNMDPWEFRRRNMREKGDPGPLNQRILTTDGLSQVWEAMDRSELWQKHQHPQADPSQPPWIKRGVGAAIAMHGAGLGYGIPDPAGGRLSLNSEGKIEVAFSYEEFGQGLIATLEIMLCDLFQCSTSDLNIIIGDTDRVPHSGSSTASRSTTMAWMALQRLQTPFRSRVLSAASALSGIPADELVTGPGGVWRKGQLPSTDVETESLEQLSPAQAAGASHIQGKGTSSPSTDTDMTSGFVTAYSDLAGQGTAEEWVFDTHFDYPTTPDHVVGGHYLYTYAAVAAEVEVNTLTGESKLLDTRHVVAAGPVINPMGFIGQIEGGSVMALGFTLTEDAVMQDSRYLTTNLDTYLIPTIRDIHTNLEVEAIEDLPEGDPFGPRGIGEIGSVALAPAITAAIHQATGVWVNRLPVPREQLVQSLHVPLQEGVSPS
- the glpX gene encoding class II fructose-bisphosphatase, with translation MERELALEIVRVTELAALASAPWMGRGDKNSADEAATLAMRAMFDSVSIRGTVVIGEGEMDEAPMLYIGEEVGNAEGPEVDVAVDPLEGTEIVAKGLNNALSVIAVAGKGNLLHAPDMYMEKLAVGPALVGKVSIEDPVEVTLEKAAAALNKNISDLTVMILDRTRHESTIKTLRKVGVRIKFLSDGDVAGAMAPAFPEAGIDLYVGSGGAPEGVLAAAALSCLGGEIQGRLMPANADEFQRCLQMGIDNPYKVLTMQDMIGTEDVIFAATGVTPGEILGGVRYLADDRAETDSIVMRAKTKTIRYIRSVHFLPNKEVLHKVRKLQATPEPSDRIQSPAKIVEQAEFSQSSVNHSVLT